TCTTTGATTCAACTTGAACACTTACAGAGTCAGCCTTCATGTATTTCTTTGAAAGTTCTCTAATAGCGTTTGGCATAGTAGCTGAGAAAAGAAGTGTTTGTCTTTCTGGACTCGCTGATACCATAACTTCTTCTATATCATCAATAAAGCCCATGTTTAGCATTTCATCAGCTTCGTCTAGTACTAGATACTGAAGATTTTCAAGGTTTATAACCTTTCTTCTCATAAGGTCAAGTACTCTACCTGGAGTTCCAACTACAAAGTCTACTCCTCTTTTAATTTCTCTTATTTGCTTATCTATTGAATCTCCACCATAAACTGGGAATGACTTTATCTTAGAAAATGATGATATTTTTTTGACTTCTTCATTTACTTGAAGTGCAAGTTCTCTAGTAGGCGCTAATACTAATGCTTTAATCTTTCCTTTATCTCTTTCTATACCGCTTAAAATCGGTGCAGCAAAGGCAAGGGTTTTTCCTGTTCCTGTTTGTGCTCTTCCTATTATGTCATATCCATCCATTATAACCGGAATCGCCTTTTCTTGTATCTTTGATGGTACTGTATAATTCATGGCCTCAATCGCCTTAATTATTTCTTCACTTAATCCTAGTTCATTAAAATTCGTATTTTCCATTCTAAATCCTTTCTTAATATGGGTTACCGTTATATTTCTAAATTTTACACACTTGTTTAGTATGCCACTTATATTGAAAACATGCAAGGGTAAAGTTCATAAATTGTCTACATTAATTAAATTGTCCCTTGGATATTTATTTTCTCCTATTATCTAAATATTAAACCTCATTTTATATATAAATTTTTATTGACTATAAAAATTTATTATATATAATAACTGTATCGAAAAACTTAATATAAATGTATGGGTACATTATTTTTTATTTATAAGGGGGATAATTATGGCACAGGAAAAATTATTTGAACAAAATCAAAACTCTACTATTAAAAGATCAAAAATCTTTGAAATGGTAACATGCTCATTACTTATTGCACTTGTTTTTGTATTTACTTTCTTCGTACAATTTACTCTACCTTTCGCTTCAGGCGGTGGACTTATTCACATGGGTAACGTTATGGTTTTTGTTGCAGCTATTGTATTTGGACCTAGAAGAGGTTTTATAGCAGCTGCATTTGGTATGGCACTATTTGATGTAGTAAGTGGATGGGCTTCTTACGCACTTATTACTTTTATATCAAAGGGTCTAATGGCTTATATCGCAGGCACACTTGCTTACACAGCAGGTAAACAAGGAAAATCTGTTTTATTTAACTCACTTGGAATAATCTTAGGTGGCCTAGTTATGATTGCAGGCTACTATATTGGGGAAATATTTATGTTAGGTAGCTTTGTTGCTCCACTTGCAAACATTCCAGGAAATATAACTCAAATAGTTATAGGATTTGTTCTTGGTTTACCACTTGCATCAATTCTTAAAAGATATAAGTACTTTAGTAACATGTACGGTGCTTAGGAGGTTATTAATATGAGAGTACCTTTAATTATGACACCTGGTCCAACTCAGGTTCGTGAAAATGTTAGAATGGCAAGATCAATCGAATGTACTAACCCAGATATCGACATAAACTTTAAAAACTTTTATATAGAAACATGCTACAGAATAGCGAAATTCTTAAAGACAAAAAATCTTGTAGCAGTTCTAAGCGGTGAAGGAATACTAGGACTTGAAGCTGCATGTGCATCTCTTACGGAAAAGGGAGATAGAGTACTAGTGCTTGATAACGGTGTATACGGCGGAGGATTTAAGGACTTTGCTGAAATGTATGGCGGAGAAGCTGTGGTTTTAAAGTCAGATGAGAAAAAAGCTTTTGATGTAGATAAATTAAAAGCCTTTCTTGAAAAGGATTCTAATTTTAAATACGCAACTCTTGTACACTGCGATACCCCATCTGGTGTTTTAAATGATGCATCTACTATATGTCCACTTCTTAAGGAATACGGAATAATAACTGTTGTAGACTCTGTAGCTGCAATGGGTGGAGAAGAATTAAAGGTAGATGAATGGAAAATAGATATTGCTATAGGTGGAAGCCAAAAAGCTATATCAGCACCTGCTGGACTTACGCTTTTATCTATAAGCGACGATGCATTCTCTTCTATGGAAAGCAGAAAAACACCTATAGCAGGATTTTATTGTAACCTTCTTATGTGGAAGAACTACAAGGAGAATGCTTGGTTCCCGTATACTATGCCTATAAGCGATATTTATGGCCTAAGAGCCGCTATTGATAATATTCTTGAAGAGGAAGATATACTTATAAGACATGAAAAGATAGCATCTGCCGTAAGGGATGCTTTAAAGGAAGTAGGAGTTAAGTTATATCTTGAAAGTGGATTCTCAAACACAGTAACAGCTATTGAACTAGATAGCAAAATTCATGACAAGACTCTTCGTGATAACCTTGCTAAGAACTATAACCTTCTGATAGGTGGCTCTGTAGCTTATTTAGAGGGAAAAGTAATAAGAATAGGTCATATGGGTGAAAACGCAAAAGCTCAACATATAATCTATACTCTTACAGCACTTCAAAGGGAATTTGAAGCATTTGGAGTTAAGCTTAATGGAAATTTAACTCAAGCTTTTATTAATAAATTAAATAGTTAGCTTTCTAGCTGCTGGCAATGTAAATTGTCAGCAGTTTTTTATTTTTTTAAATTTATTAACCTATATTATTTAACTTCATATTATAGTAATGTAGTCATTATTTTATAAGGAGAATTCTATGGAAACTTATTTTGATCCTGAGCTTAATCAGAATCCTCAGGTAAATTATTATATTATTGATATGCAAACAGGAGATGTAACTGGTGACGGTACACCTGATGAGGTTTATCTTTTAGGTACTCAACCTTCTAGCTCCCTTGGACCTGACTTCTTTGACAATATAACCCTTGGCGTAATAGATGGGAAAACTAAGAAAACTACTTATCTTAGATTTAAATTCAATGCAGGAACTAATCCAAGAATGGTTCTTTCTGACTTTACTGGAGATGGTGCAAAGGATATATTTATATCTATTGCTGAAAATGTACCTGGTGGAAACTACTTTTATTACTTATTCTCAATGATAGACAATAATCCAAAAAGCCTTTTTAACTTTATGCAGTTTAACCAAGACTCTATTTATAGTGTAATCTTTAAAGATTATTACGAAGTACAAGTTACAGGCACAAATACTAAAAAAGAATATGTATTAAATATAGGATTTAAAGGACCTGAGTATCTTTCTAAATTCTATCTTGCTAATGGAAAGCTAATAAATCCTGTTAAAGGTAATGTATTACCACTTGGATATTTGTTCCCAGTAGATATTAATGATGATGGAGTAATGGAACTTATGGCATTCCAAAAAATAGTTGGCAATGCGCCATCTGACGTTTTAGGATATATTCAAACACTTTTATCATTTAATGGTACGCAGTTCACTCCTGGCCTTGTGCTTGCTGCTATACCTGGAAAGAGTACAATATGAGCTGCGCTAACTCATCAGGTACAGAATACTCAAGGATAATAAATACACTAAAGGAATGCATCATTGAAGTTAAAATGGATATAACTAGATATAAGATAATCCATAAAAGTTGCAATAAAAAGTCTCATCAGGATATAGTGAAATCCATAATAATAGATAAAGACTCACACCTTAAAATATTAAAGGAAATATTTAAACTCGCTACTGGAGAAGATTTGCATGAAAAGGTTTTAGAGGAAAAGACTATTACTTCTGATACATCAAATCTTATTAAACTTAGTATAGAAAAGGAATTTCAATTTGTTATACTTCTTAAAAACCTCCGATTTATTCTTCCAGAGCCAAGCGTTAAACAAGCAATTAATGCTATTTTAATAGATCAAAATTTAACTATAAATAAACTTATATATATGAATATATAAAAATAAAGAGTCCAATTTGGACTCTTTATTCATTAAGTTTATTTTAGTACATATCTGGCATTCCACCTGGCATTCCTGGCATAGCAGCATCCTTCTTTTCTGGAATATCTGCTACAGCAGCTTCAGTTGTAAGGAATGTTGATGCTACTGATGCAGCATTTTGAAGTGCTGATCTTGTAACCTTAGTTGGATCAACAATACCTGCTTTCACCATATCAACATATTCTTCCTTGTATGCATCGAAACCGATTCCAGCTTCGCTATTTCTTACTTTCTCAACTATAACTGCACCATCAACACCTGCATTTTCAGCAATTTGTCTTACTGGCTCTTCTAGTGCTCTCTTTATAATTGATACACCAACCTTAATATCTCCCTCAGCTTCAATCTTTTCTATAGCTGATAAAGCGTTGATATAAGCTGTTCCACCACCTGGAACTATACCTTCTTCAACAGCTGCCTTAGTAGCTGCTAGAGCATCTTCTATTCTAAGCTTTCTTTCCTTAAGTTCTGTTTCACTAGCTGCTCCAACCTTAACTACAGCAACTCCACCTGAAAGCTTTGCAAGTCTTTCTTGTAGTTTTTCCTTATCGAATTCTGATGTAGTTTCTTCGATTTGGCTCTTTATTTGTGAAACTCTGCTCTTAATAGCTTCCTTATCTCCTCTACCATTTACAATAGTAGTGTTTTCCTTAGAAATCTTAACGCTATCAGCTCTTCCAAGCATTGAAAGGTCAGCTTCCTTAAGATCACGTCCAAGTTCTTCTGAAATAACTTCTCCACCTGTTAGGATAGCTATATCTTGAAGCATTTCTTTTCTTCTATCTCCAAATCCTGGTGCCTTAACAGCAACACAAGTGAATGTTCCTCTTAGCTTATTAACAACTAGAGTAGCCAGTGCTTCACCTTCAACGTCTTCAGCAATTATAACTAGCTTCTTTCCTTGTTGTACAATTTGCTCAAGAACTGGAAGTATTTCTTGAATGTTTGATATCTTCTTATCTGTAATAAGTATATATGCATCATCAATGTCAGCTTCCATTTTATCTGTATCAGTTACCATGTATGCACTTAGGTATCCTCTGTCAAATTGCATACCTTCAACTACTTCAAGTTCAGTTCCCATTGATCTTGATTCTTCAACAGTTATAACTCCTTCATTTCCTACCTTTTCCATAGCGTCTGAAATAAGAGTTCCTATTTCTTCGTCTGCAGCTGATACAGCAGCAACTCTAGCTATATCTTCCTTACCACTTACTGGCTTTGAAAGTTCCTTTATTTGATCAACAGCAGTTTCAACAGCAAGTTTAATACCTTGTCTGATTAGCATAGGATTAGCCCCTGCTGTAACGTTCTTAAGACCTTCTCTTATAATTGCTTGAGCAAGTAGTGTAGCTGTTGTAGTTCCGTCTCCAGCTACATCATTAGTCTTAGTTGAAACTTCCTTAACTAGTTGAGCTCCCATGTTTTCATATGGATCTTCTAGTTCAATTTCTCTAGCGATTGTTACACCATCATTTGTTATAAGTGGTGAACCAAACTTCTTATCAAGTACAACATTTCTTCCCTTAGGTCCAAGTGTCACCTTTACTGTATTAGCTAATTTATCAACACCTTTTTGCATTGAACGTCTTGCGTCTTCACCAAAAATTAATTGTTTTGCCATAAAAAAATTCTCCCCTTTCTTTAAGTAAAAATTATTCTACTATTGCTAGAACATCTTCTTGCTTTAGTATTGTATATTCAATTCCATCAACCTTAACTTCATTTCCTGAGTATTTTGAGAAAATTACCTTATCTCCTACTTTAAGTTCCATTTTAACTTCTACGCCATTTTGGAATCCTCCTGGTCCAACAGCTATAACCTCAGCTATTTGTGGCTTTTCCTTCGCTGCTCCTGGTAGCACAATTCCACTCTTTGTAGTTTCTTCTGCTTCTACTTTCTTAATAACAACTCTGTCTCCTAATGGTCTTAGTGTCATTAATAATCCCTCCTTAAAGTTATATGTAATTTATTTATCTTCTCACTTTTATTATTAGCACTCTATTAAGTTGAGTGCTAATATATTTATAATATAAATAAAACTAGGGGTTTTTTCAAGCCTATTTTTAACCAAAAATTACTTATTCAAAGCATATTTACTCAATTAACTAAAAATATTTTAACTTTTCTAATAGTTTCTCAATATTTTTATTAATTTCTTGAATTTTTAAATTAAAACTTTGATAAAACCCTTAGACTTTTAACTCCTAACTGACTTTGAATAGAATCAAACAATTCCTCTATACTTTCGTCTAGATTAGAAACTTCTATTGATAAGGAAACCATTGCTATATTGTTTTGAGGTATGTTCTGATTAATAGTCAAGACATTTGCATTATGCTTTGCAATAAGGTCTAAAATTCTTGACAATGTACCCTTAACATGCTCAAGCATTAGCATTACTGTTATGATGTTATCTCGCCTTTCATCATAAAGATCAAAAATACTATCCTTGTACTTGTAGTATGTACTTCGGCTTATTCCAACCATCTTTACTGCATCGTTTATCTTATCACATGTGCCTTCGCCTAGAATCTTCTTTACTTCCATTACCTTTATAAAAACCTCAGGTAATACATTAGAACTAACAATATAGTACTTATCCTTATTATCTTCCATTTTTTTCACCTCAGTCTACCCACATAGCATTAACTTCTTTTACTGTACCTCTTTCTCCTATATAAGTTATAAGGTCTGCTAGTATGGAAATCTTAGAGTACTTGATGTCTCTTTTTGAAAGATCAATTACACCTACAAAAGTTTTATCTAAGAAAATATAATTTATATCTCTTCCTAAAATAAAAGATCTTGAATCATTCCATTTTGAAAGATATTTTTTGTTAAAATCCTTTTCAACTTTAATATTAAGTAATATTTTTTCTTGTTTTTCTGAGTGGTTAATTAGATTTCTTAGATTACTATGAAGCTTTTTATCACCACTTAAAAGTTCTACAACTATATCTTCTCTTTTATGGTCCATATCTCCTTCAAATACTTTATCTATCATAAGTGTCAAAACAAGCATTATAGCGTACAGTATACCATTTATTATACGTAAATCATATACAAATAGCAAAGAAAATATAGACATCACAATAGTGTATAGGAATAAGCTACGCTCTATTCCTATTGATATATTTTTTTGCTGTATATGCAGAAGATACATAATACGAGTAGACTTACTTCTCAGCCTAAAAATTCCAATAGATAATGCAAATGCCCCAGACAATGTCCAAATGAAAAATACACTTTGGATCAAGGATAAATCTATATATCCTAAACTATATATAAATGTATATATAATTATTGACGAAATAATACTAATTAAAAAATTTTCCTTAAGAATTTCTATAATCATAAAGTATGCATATGGAATCTTGACATTTTCTTTCACTATAGGAACAGCTACAAGCTTATCCCTACACTCAACCATCTGCTTAATATCAAATATATGTATAGACTTATTACTTAGAATATATACTTCATCATTCTTTACTACAAAATCAACTATCTCTTTCATATTAAGATGCTTTGGGTATAGTTCCCTTATCTTTTCACCTGTTCTTTTTAGAATATATATGCTATCGTTTTCACCATTTATGTTTAAATAAATTCTTTCTTCATCAATTTGAATCTTAGATATAAGCCTTTCATCAGCATCAGAATCTATAATAAACTCTTCTAACAAAGCTCCTATGTAGTTAATTTTAACCAACTTAAACTCATTATTAGCTGTAAATCCAGCGGCCCAGATATATTCTCCAATTACTTTGATTGAACTTGCGAAAAATAGTGATGTTAAAGAGATATTTTTTATCTCTTCCCCTGTACTTGAAAATATTTTTATAATGCTATTTTCACCATCATGGCCAAGACAAACAATATTATCATCTTCATCTACTTTAAAATCAAAGTATGTTCCATTAATTTGTATATGTATAGGATTTTTTGAAATCCTTTTGATTTCTGTATTTACTCCTATCTTTACAGAGTAGAGTTCTCCCCCTTCAATCATTCCATGGGACTCATATACATTATGTAGAAGCTTAAAACCATTATCATTAATAGTAAAAAACCTTCCTTCTTCTGGATTAACCTTCTCAAAAAATATAAGACTTTCTCCCTCTATATTAAAAAGCTGTGGTGCAATACATCCTTTTATCGGCAATATACTCTTTGCTTTTGTCATTTTAACCCTCCTTAGCAATTCTAATAGTATTATTGCCTAAAAATAACTTTCTAACCATAAAATAAGAGCTAACTATAATAAGTTAGCTCAATTTATAATAAACTTATATTCTGAAAAATCCCTAAGTAGCTTTGAAGCATGCAGCCTTCT
The nucleotide sequence above comes from Clostridium cylindrosporum DSM 605. Encoded proteins:
- the groES gene encoding co-chaperone GroES, with the protein product MTLRPLGDRVVIKKVEAEETTKSGIVLPGAAKEKPQIAEVIAVGPGGFQNGVEVKMELKVGDKVIFSKYSGNEVKVDGIEYTILKQEDVLAIVE
- a CDS encoding ECF transporter S component, whose translation is MAQEKLFEQNQNSTIKRSKIFEMVTCSLLIALVFVFTFFVQFTLPFASGGGLIHMGNVMVFVAAIVFGPRRGFIAAAFGMALFDVVSGWASYALITFISKGLMAYIAGTLAYTAGKQGKSVLFNSLGIILGGLVMIAGYYIGEIFMLGSFVAPLANIPGNITQIVIGFVLGLPLASILKRYKYFSNMYGA
- a CDS encoding pyridoxal-phosphate-dependent aminotransferase family protein, with the protein product MRVPLIMTPGPTQVRENVRMARSIECTNPDIDINFKNFYIETCYRIAKFLKTKNLVAVLSGEGILGLEAACASLTEKGDRVLVLDNGVYGGGFKDFAEMYGGEAVVLKSDEKKAFDVDKLKAFLEKDSNFKYATLVHCDTPSGVLNDASTICPLLKEYGIITVVDSVAAMGGEELKVDEWKIDIAIGGSQKAISAPAGLTLLSISDDAFSSMESRKTPIAGFYCNLLMWKNYKENAWFPYTMPISDIYGLRAAIDNILEEEDILIRHEKIASAVRDALKEVGVKLYLESGFSNTVTAIELDSKIHDKTLRDNLAKNYNLLIGGSVAYLEGKVIRIGHMGENAKAQHIIYTLTALQREFEAFGVKLNGNLTQAFINKLNS
- the groL gene encoding chaperonin GroEL (60 kDa chaperone family; promotes refolding of misfolded polypeptides especially under stressful conditions; forms two stacked rings of heptamers to form a barrel-shaped 14mer; ends can be capped by GroES; misfolded proteins enter the barrel where they are refolded when GroES binds); protein product: MAKQLIFGEDARRSMQKGVDKLANTVKVTLGPKGRNVVLDKKFGSPLITNDGVTIAREIELEDPYENMGAQLVKEVSTKTNDVAGDGTTTATLLAQAIIREGLKNVTAGANPMLIRQGIKLAVETAVDQIKELSKPVSGKEDIARVAAVSAADEEIGTLISDAMEKVGNEGVITVEESRSMGTELEVVEGMQFDRGYLSAYMVTDTDKMEADIDDAYILITDKKISNIQEILPVLEQIVQQGKKLVIIAEDVEGEALATLVVNKLRGTFTCVAVKAPGFGDRRKEMLQDIAILTGGEVISEELGRDLKEADLSMLGRADSVKISKENTTIVNGRGDKEAIKSRVSQIKSQIEETTSEFDKEKLQERLAKLSGGVAVVKVGAASETELKERKLRIEDALAATKAAVEEGIVPGGGTAYINALSAIEKIEAEGDIKVGVSIIKRALEEPVRQIAENAGVDGAVIVEKVRNSEAGIGFDAYKEEYVDMVKAGIVDPTKVTRSALQNAASVASTFLTTEAAVADIPEKKDAAMPGMPGGMPDMY
- a CDS encoding ACT domain-containing protein, which translates into the protein MEDNKDKYYIVSSNVLPEVFIKVMEVKKILGEGTCDKINDAVKMVGISRSTYYKYKDSIFDLYDERRDNIITVMLMLEHVKGTLSRILDLIAKHNANVLTINQNIPQNNIAMVSLSIEVSNLDESIEELFDSIQSQLGVKSLRVLSKF